The following are encoded together in the Tatumella ptyseos genome:
- the creA gene encoding protein CreA, protein MKIYCLTPFFKRIFALAILLTVVLPRFAQSEEIGSVDTKFKILGANHKIVIEAFDDPEINNVTCYLSRAKTGGIKGSLGLAEDTADAAISCHQVGPIDVPENIKAGKTEGETVFKQRTSLIFKKLQVNRFYDQKRNALVYLAYSDKVVEGSPKNALSAVPIMPWH, encoded by the coding sequence ATGAAAATTTATTGTTTGACCCCATTCTTCAAACGTATTTTTGCATTGGCAATCTTATTAACCGTTGTATTACCGCGGTTTGCGCAGAGTGAAGAAATTGGTTCAGTCGACACAAAGTTTAAAATACTTGGTGCTAACCATAAGATAGTGATTGAAGCTTTTGATGATCCTGAGATTAATAATGTGACCTGTTATTTAAGCCGAGCTAAAACTGGCGGGATTAAGGGAAGTTTGGGATTAGCAGAAGATACTGCGGATGCTGCGATTTCCTGTCATCAAGTCGGGCCGATTGACGTTCCAGAAAATATCAAAGCTGGTAAAACTGAGGGTGAGACGGTATTTAAACAAAGAACCTCATTAATTTTTAAGAAATTACAGGTTAATCGTTTTTACGATCAGAAAAGAAATGCGTTAGTCTATCTTGCTTATTCAGATAAGGTGGTAGAAGGCTCACCTAAAAATGCACTAAGTGCTGTACCCATTATGCCTTGGCACTAG
- a CDS encoding tRNA/rRNA methyltransferase, with amino-acid sequence MFFPIILVAPARAENVGAAARAMKTMGFTQLRIVNSQVHREPAAHWTAHGASEILDNAETFTTLQDALADIDFSVATTARSRAKFRYYATPTEVLEQLREKREWMSRFALVFGCEESGLSNADLECVDLLTGIPMAVDYPSLNLGQAVMVFCYQLSALNLEPRATAQQESPQQLQVLRQRISQLLENIEVNGDQKLVSWIEQRLGFAQGRDTAMLHRLVQDIEKKLAR; translated from the coding sequence ATGTTTTTTCCGATTATTTTAGTGGCTCCTGCGCGTGCAGAAAATGTAGGCGCTGCAGCTCGCGCCATGAAAACGATGGGTTTCACACAATTAAGAATAGTGAATAGCCAGGTTCACCGTGAGCCAGCCGCTCACTGGACGGCGCATGGGGCCAGCGAGATCTTAGATAACGCCGAAACGTTTACAACGTTACAAGATGCCTTAGCCGACATTGATTTTTCAGTCGCCACCACCGCCCGTAGTCGGGCTAAATTCCGCTACTACGCGACACCGACCGAAGTATTGGAGCAATTACGTGAGAAGCGTGAATGGATGAGTCGTTTTGCATTAGTGTTTGGCTGTGAAGAGAGCGGGCTGAGCAACGCTGATCTTGAATGTGTTGATTTACTCACAGGCATCCCGATGGCAGTCGATTATCCTTCTCTCAATCTTGGGCAAGCGGTAATGGTCTTTTGTTATCAACTTTCCGCGTTAAATCTGGAGCCTCGGGCTACCGCACAGCAAGAATCACCACAGCAGCTACAGGTATTGCGTCAGAGAATTTCGCAATTATTGGAGAATATAGAGGTAAATGGTGATCAAAAACTGGTTAGCTGGATTGAGCAACGTTTAGGTTTTGCGCAAGGTCGAGATACTGCAATGTTACACCGTTTAGTCCAAGATATTGAAAAAAAATTGGCAAGATAA
- the gpmB gene encoding 2,3-diphosphoglycerate-dependent phosphoglycerate mutase GpmB produces MQQVLLVRHGETLWNTEQRIQGQSDSALTEQGIQQARQTGLRLQHAGITHIIASDLGRTQHTASIIAEYCGCPVLTDSRLREINMGTLEGRVLTSLNQDEEQWRKSLLNGDPNGRIPQGESMEELAERMRGALDATRSLPTGSKPLLISHGIALGCLLGTLLGLPAWAERRLRLRNCSVSRVDYQSSSWLAEGWIVESTGDIAHLSDPALDELKA; encoded by the coding sequence ATGCAACAAGTTTTGCTAGTTCGTCACGGAGAAACGCTGTGGAATACCGAGCAACGTATTCAAGGACAGAGTGATAGCGCGCTCACTGAGCAGGGGATACAACAAGCGAGGCAAACGGGATTACGGCTTCAACATGCAGGCATAACCCATATTATCGCAAGCGATTTGGGCCGTACACAGCATACTGCTTCCATCATTGCGGAGTATTGCGGCTGCCCAGTTTTGACAGATTCACGACTACGCGAAATTAATATGGGGACGCTAGAGGGGAGAGTACTCACTAGTTTAAATCAGGATGAAGAACAGTGGCGAAAATCCTTGCTCAATGGCGATCCGAACGGGCGAATCCCGCAAGGGGAAAGTATGGAAGAGCTCGCCGAACGTATGCGTGGTGCGCTTGACGCGACGCGTTCGCTGCCGACAGGTAGTAAGCCGCTCTTAATTAGTCATGGTATTGCTCTGGGGTGTTTGCTTGGAACATTACTGGGCTTACCCGCTTGGGCTGAAAGACGTCTACGACTGCGCAACTGCTCGGTTTCTCGGGTCGACTACCAATCGAGTTCTTGGCTTGCAGAGGGATGGATTGTTGAGAGTACCGGAGATATTGCCCATCTTAGTGACCCAGCTTTAGATGAACTGAAAGCGTAG
- the thrC gene encoding threonine synthase, whose product MKLYNLKDHNEQVSFTQAVKQGLGSQQGLFFPHELPEIESTVIEEWLSLDFVTRSSKILSALIGDEISEEELLQRVGAAFAFPAPVQAVSENVASLELFHGPTLAFKDFGGRFMAQVLALSKKPEEKITILTATSGDTGAAVAHAFYGMENINVVILYPEGKISPLQEKLFCTLGGNITTLAIADDFDACQSLVKQAFDDVELKNAIGLNSANSINISRLLAQVCYYFEAVAQLPQEKRNQLVISVPSGNFGDLTAGLIAKAMGLPIKRFIAATNANDTVPRFLASGQWTPNKTVATLSNAMDVSQPNNWPRVEELFRRKNWQLNSLGYGALNDEQTRAAVRSLASQGYVSEPHAAIAWQVLTEQLQEGEYGLFLGTAHPAKFKESVEEILGETLPLPQPLAERADLPLLSKTIGADFPELRRILLESVSKV is encoded by the coding sequence ATGAAACTCTACAATCTAAAAGATCACAATGAGCAGGTTAGTTTCACTCAGGCAGTTAAGCAGGGATTAGGATCTCAACAGGGGCTATTTTTTCCTCACGAACTACCGGAAATTGAATCCACCGTTATCGAAGAGTGGTTGTCACTCGACTTCGTGACGCGCAGCAGTAAAATTTTATCGGCACTTATTGGCGACGAAATTTCTGAAGAAGAACTCTTGCAGCGTGTCGGTGCAGCGTTTGCTTTTCCTGCGCCCGTACAAGCCGTTTCTGAAAATGTTGCCAGTTTAGAACTATTCCATGGTCCTACCTTAGCGTTTAAAGACTTTGGTGGCCGTTTTATGGCACAGGTTTTGGCGTTATCGAAAAAGCCAGAAGAGAAAATCACAATTCTTACGGCGACTTCAGGTGACACCGGTGCGGCAGTAGCTCATGCTTTCTACGGTATGGAAAATATCAATGTCGTGATCCTCTACCCAGAAGGTAAGATCAGTCCTCTGCAAGAGAAACTTTTCTGTACGCTTGGTGGCAATATTACCACCTTGGCGATAGCAGACGATTTCGATGCCTGTCAAAGCTTAGTGAAACAAGCATTCGATGATGTAGAGCTGAAAAATGCGATTGGTCTTAATTCAGCCAACTCAATTAACATCAGCCGCCTACTTGCGCAAGTCTGTTATTACTTCGAAGCTGTTGCTCAACTACCTCAAGAGAAACGTAATCAACTCGTCATCTCCGTGCCAAGTGGCAACTTCGGTGACTTGACGGCGGGACTCATCGCTAAAGCGATGGGCTTACCTATTAAACGTTTCATCGCGGCGACTAATGCCAATGATACCGTACCACGCTTCCTAGCATCGGGGCAGTGGACACCTAATAAAACGGTGGCTACCTTGTCTAACGCGATGGATGTTAGCCAGCCGAATAACTGGCCGCGGGTTGAAGAACTGTTTCGCCGTAAAAACTGGCAGCTCAACTCTCTTGGCTATGGTGCACTGAATGATGAGCAAACGCGTGCAGCGGTACGTTCACTCGCTAGCCAAGGTTATGTTTCTGAACCCCATGCAGCCATTGCTTGGCAAGTGCTGACTGAACAGCTTCAAGAAGGGGAGTACGGCTTATTCCTCGGCACGGCGCATCCTGCGAAATTTAAGGAGAGTGTCGAAGAAATTTTAGGTGAAACTCTACCTCTGCCACAGCCTCTCGCAGAGCGAGCAGATTTGCCTTTATTATCCAAGACTATTGGTGCTGATTTCCCTGAACTACGTCGCATCTTATTAGAAAGCGTCAGCAAAGTATAA
- the robA gene encoding MDR efflux pump AcrAB transcriptional activator RobA yields MDQAGIIRDLLVWLESHLDQPLSLDNVAHKAGYSKWHLQRMFKNITGHAIGAYIRSRRLSKAAVALRLTARPILDIALQYRFDSQQTFTRAFKKQFNQTPASYRRALDWSSFGLRPPIRMGAFSMPQPTMVTVPETTLYGHTQSYSCTLEQISNFRAEMRKHFWQQFLRNTKEAIPEKVYGLHQVRNSSDKEDEQEILYTTAIVDSHFAKSLDSVEEITFEGGDYVQFSYEGLKEGLQDFILVLYSTCMPTLNLTRRSGQDIERFYTENGLTSPNVRCDYLIPIRKTA; encoded by the coding sequence ATGGACCAAGCTGGAATTATCAGAGATTTATTGGTGTGGTTAGAAAGTCATTTGGACCAGCCGTTATCCCTTGATAATGTTGCCCACAAAGCTGGCTACTCTAAGTGGCATTTACAGCGGATGTTCAAAAACATTACAGGCCACGCAATTGGCGCTTATATTCGTTCACGACGTCTTTCTAAAGCGGCAGTGGCATTAAGGCTAACAGCTAGACCTATTTTGGATATTGCATTGCAATATCGCTTCGACTCGCAACAGACCTTTACGCGAGCCTTTAAGAAACAGTTTAACCAAACACCAGCAAGCTATCGTAGAGCATTAGATTGGTCTTCTTTCGGATTGCGCCCACCTATTCGTATGGGAGCTTTCTCTATGCCTCAACCGACAATGGTTACTGTGCCAGAAACTACACTGTACGGTCATACCCAGAGTTATTCTTGTACACTCGAACAAATTTCAAATTTCCGTGCGGAGATGCGTAAGCATTTCTGGCAACAATTTTTACGCAACACGAAAGAGGCTATTCCTGAAAAGGTTTACGGTCTTCATCAAGTTCGTAATAGTTCAGATAAAGAAGACGAGCAAGAGATTCTTTACACTACTGCAATCGTTGATAGCCATTTCGCAAAATCGTTGGATTCCGTTGAGGAAATAACTTTCGAAGGTGGGGATTACGTACAGTTTAGCTATGAGGGATTAAAGGAAGGACTACAGGACTTTATCCTAGTACTTTACAGTACTTGTATGCCAACCTTGAATTTGACACGACGTTCTGGCCAAGATATTGAACGTTTTTACACAGAGAATGGCTTAACCTCACCGAATGTGCGTTGTGATTATCTTATCCCTATAAGAAAAACCGCCTAG
- the trpR gene encoding trp operon repressor, with amino-acid sequence MTIHQDTPLAELDWTRFIELLAKAFSSGQGEELLNLMLTSDERQAYATRLCIIEELLRSQLSQRQLKEQLGVGIATITRGSNGLKSASPELRHWLTEQLLHKKDG; translated from the coding sequence ATGACTATTCACCAAGACACCCCACTTGCAGAGCTAGACTGGACTCGCTTTATCGAATTACTGGCAAAAGCCTTCTCTTCAGGGCAGGGGGAAGAGCTTCTTAATCTGATGCTTACGTCAGATGAGCGGCAAGCTTATGCAACACGTCTTTGTATTATTGAAGAGTTGCTTCGAAGCCAGTTAAGCCAACGGCAGCTTAAAGAGCAGTTAGGCGTTGGGATTGCCACCATTACCCGTGGGTCAAACGGATTAAAATCAGCCTCTCCTGAACTCCGCCACTGGCTTACTGAACAGCTTCTTCATAAAAAGGATGGATGA
- the thrB gene encoding homoserine kinase: protein MVKIYAPASIGNVSVGFDVLGAAVSPIDGSLLGDCVTVESAETYSLTTLGRFVNKLPSEPEQNIVYQCWKLFCETIGKTIPVAMTLEKNMPVGSGLGSSACSVVAALVAMNEFAGNPLSEHQLLFLMGELEGRISGSVHYDNVAPCYLGGLQLMLEEQGIISQPVPAFDEWYWVMAYPGIKVSTAEARAILPTQYAKADIVRHGRLLGGFIHACHSRQAKLAIAMMQDIVAEPYRTQLLPGFAQARERSLAAGALACGISGSGPTLFAICDTLTAAEQVKAQLVNHYLQNDEGFVHICRLDTAGARKLG, encoded by the coding sequence ATGGTAAAAATCTATGCACCGGCCTCAATTGGCAACGTAAGTGTAGGCTTTGATGTACTCGGGGCGGCAGTATCGCCGATCGATGGTTCGCTGCTCGGCGATTGTGTGACGGTTGAGTCGGCAGAAACCTATTCTTTGACGACCTTAGGGCGCTTTGTCAACAAGCTTCCCAGCGAGCCTGAGCAAAATATCGTTTACCAGTGTTGGAAGCTATTTTGCGAAACCATTGGTAAGACGATCCCGGTAGCGATGACCTTAGAGAAAAATATGCCAGTCGGCTCTGGTCTAGGCTCAAGTGCTTGTTCGGTGGTTGCGGCGCTGGTTGCCATGAACGAATTCGCAGGAAACCCACTCTCTGAGCACCAATTATTATTTTTAATGGGTGAATTGGAAGGACGTATCTCCGGTAGCGTACATTATGACAATGTTGCCCCATGCTATTTAGGCGGGTTACAACTGATGTTAGAAGAGCAGGGGATTATCTCGCAGCCTGTACCAGCCTTCGACGAGTGGTATTGGGTCATGGCTTATCCGGGAATTAAGGTATCAACCGCAGAGGCTCGCGCCATTCTTCCTACTCAGTATGCAAAAGCTGACATTGTTCGCCATGGCCGCCTACTGGGTGGTTTCATTCATGCTTGCCATTCTCGACAAGCAAAGCTTGCTATTGCCATGATGCAAGATATCGTTGCAGAACCTTATAGAACGCAATTGCTTCCTGGGTTCGCCCAAGCACGCGAACGTTCATTAGCGGCTGGGGCATTGGCTTGTGGTATTTCAGGCTCTGGGCCAACACTCTTTGCTATCTGTGATACCTTAACGGCAGCAGAGCAAGTCAAAGCACAACTCGTTAACCATTATCTGCAAAATGATGAAGGTTTTGTCCATATTTGCCGACTGGATACTGCCGGCGCACGTAAACTGGGATAA
- the thrA gene encoding bifunctional aspartate kinase/homoserine dehydrogenase I, whose amino-acid sequence MRVLKFGGTSVANAERFLRVAEIIESNGQQEQVATVLSAPAKITNHLVALIEKTIVGQETLENLADARRIFDDLLNGLVAAEPSFDLAAMQFVVQQEFAQLEQVLLGISLLQQCPDSINAGIICRGEKLSIAIMQALLVARGHEVSVINPVENLLAQGHYLESTVDIAESTRRIAAREIPQAHYILMAGFTAGNEAGELVVLGRNGSDYSAAVLAACLRADCCEIWTDVDGVYTCDPRQVPDARLLKSMSYQEAMELSYFGAKVLHPRTISPIAQFQIPCIIKNTANPQAPGTRISAQGGEDKTPVKGITNLNNMAMFSVSGPGMKGMVGMAARVFAVMSRKFISVVLITQSSSEYSISFCVPQAEMLHARRALEEEFVLELKEGLLDPIDVTEKLAIISVVGDGMRTLRGSSAKFFSALARANINIVAIAQGSSERSISAVVSNDSAITGVRAVHQMLFATDQVLEVFVIGVGGVGTALLEQLERQQSWLKKKHIDLRVCGIANSSKMLTKVNGIDLTTWQADLPEAEQQFSLEYLTELAKEYYLLNPVIIDCTSSQAMADLYADFLKQGFHVVTPNKKANTSGWGYYQELRAAAEKSRRKFLYDTNVGAGLPVIENLQNLLNAGDELVEFNGILSGSLSFIFGKLDEGMSLSAATGLARELGYTEPDPRDDLSGMDVARKLLILAREAGLSLELSDIEIAPVLPQRFLELPDADSFMQQLPELDEHFTALYTQAQANGKVLRFIGSIDESGKCRVALSEVDANDPLYKVKNGENALAFYTRYYQPIPLVLRGYGAGNDVTAAGVFADLLRTLSWKLGV is encoded by the coding sequence ATGCGTGTACTGAAATTTGGTGGAACCTCAGTTGCCAATGCTGAACGTTTTCTTCGTGTTGCTGAGATTATCGAAAGTAATGGCCAACAGGAACAGGTTGCTACCGTCCTATCTGCCCCGGCAAAAATTACTAACCATTTAGTCGCCCTCATCGAAAAAACGATCGTTGGTCAAGAAACCCTTGAAAACCTAGCGGATGCACGCCGTATTTTTGATGACTTATTAAACGGGCTAGTAGCGGCTGAACCCTCTTTCGATTTAGCGGCTATGCAGTTTGTGGTGCAACAAGAATTCGCTCAACTTGAACAAGTTTTACTAGGGATTAGTCTTTTACAACAGTGTCCGGATAGTATTAATGCTGGCATTATTTGTCGTGGAGAGAAACTCTCGATTGCAATCATGCAAGCTTTATTGGTTGCTCGCGGTCATGAGGTTAGCGTTATCAATCCGGTTGAAAATCTGCTTGCACAAGGACATTATTTAGAATCTACCGTTGATATTGCTGAATCGACTCGCCGTATTGCGGCGCGTGAAATCCCTCAGGCTCATTATATTCTTATGGCTGGATTTACCGCAGGCAACGAAGCAGGTGAACTTGTCGTGCTTGGACGTAATGGTTCTGACTACTCTGCCGCTGTACTGGCAGCTTGTCTGCGCGCGGATTGTTGTGAAATTTGGACGGATGTGGATGGTGTTTATACTTGTGACCCTCGCCAAGTTCCCGACGCCCGTTTATTAAAGTCGATGTCTTATCAAGAAGCGATGGAACTCAGCTATTTCGGCGCGAAGGTCCTTCACCCACGCACCATTTCACCCATTGCCCAATTCCAAATTCCTTGCATCATCAAGAATACCGCCAATCCGCAAGCACCAGGAACCCGTATTTCGGCTCAAGGTGGAGAAGATAAAACTCCGGTTAAAGGTATTACTAACCTTAATAACATGGCGATGTTCAGTGTATCTGGACCCGGTATGAAAGGTATGGTGGGCATGGCAGCACGTGTTTTTGCCGTGATGTCGCGTAAATTTATCTCCGTAGTACTGATTACGCAATCTTCCTCTGAATACAGTATTAGTTTTTGCGTGCCACAAGCTGAAATGTTGCATGCACGTCGTGCGTTGGAAGAAGAGTTTGTGCTCGAGCTCAAAGAAGGGCTACTTGATCCTATCGATGTCACAGAGAAATTAGCCATCATCTCTGTCGTGGGGGATGGTATGCGTACCTTGAGGGGAAGCTCTGCGAAATTCTTTTCAGCGCTCGCACGGGCCAACATTAATATCGTTGCCATTGCGCAAGGATCTTCCGAGCGTTCAATTTCTGCCGTGGTCAGTAATGACAGTGCTATTACCGGTGTACGGGCTGTTCATCAAATGCTGTTTGCGACAGACCAAGTACTCGAAGTGTTTGTGATTGGCGTCGGTGGCGTGGGAACGGCATTATTGGAGCAATTAGAGCGCCAACAGAGCTGGTTAAAGAAAAAGCATATCGATCTTAGAGTTTGTGGTATTGCTAACTCCAGTAAGATGCTAACCAAAGTGAATGGTATTGATTTAACGACTTGGCAGGCGGATCTTCCCGAAGCAGAACAGCAGTTCTCTTTAGAGTATCTCACTGAATTAGCGAAGGAGTATTATTTGCTCAATCCAGTCATTATTGACTGTACGTCGAGCCAAGCGATGGCTGACCTCTATGCGGATTTCTTAAAACAAGGTTTTCATGTCGTCACCCCAAATAAGAAAGCCAATACCTCCGGCTGGGGCTACTATCAAGAATTACGTGCCGCTGCAGAAAAATCGCGCCGTAAATTCCTTTACGACACTAACGTTGGTGCGGGTTTACCGGTAATCGAAAATTTACAGAATCTTTTGAATGCGGGTGATGAACTTGTAGAGTTCAACGGAATTCTGTCTGGTTCGCTCTCCTTTATTTTTGGAAAGCTTGATGAAGGGATGAGTCTTTCCGCTGCGACAGGGCTAGCCCGTGAGTTGGGCTACACCGAGCCGGATCCACGCGATGATCTTTCAGGCATGGATGTGGCACGTAAGCTACTAATCCTCGCTCGTGAAGCGGGACTATCGCTAGAGTTATCCGATATTGAGATTGCCCCCGTGTTACCACAGCGTTTTCTCGAACTGCCTGATGCTGATAGTTTTATGCAGCAGTTACCTGAACTTGATGAGCATTTCACGGCGCTCTATACCCAAGCGCAGGCTAACGGAAAAGTGTTACGTTTTATCGGTTCAATTGATGAGTCAGGTAAGTGTCGTGTCGCGTTAAGTGAAGTCGATGCCAACGATCCGTTATATAAAGTAAAAAATGGTGAAAATGCCTTAGCGTTTTACACTCGCTATTATCAGCCAATCCCCTTAGTCCTTCGTGGCTATGGTGCGGGTAACGATGTCACGGCTGCTGGGGTCTTTGCTGATCTATTGAGAACACTATCATGGAAGTTGGGAGTATGA
- the yjjX gene encoding inosine/xanthosine triphosphatase yields the protein MYHVVVATRNPAKILAVTEACKAVFHDKHIEVEGVDVESGVSAQPLTDRETWQGADNRLSAAKQAHPNATFWIAIEAGIEKKQAFAWIIAESKSKRSESRSASFMLPDSLVKALQEGAELGPLMSTLTGIDNIKHKGGAIGAITSGRLTRSSVYQQAIILALSPLIHPFYEEAVQ from the coding sequence ATGTATCATGTTGTTGTAGCAACCCGCAACCCAGCTAAAATTTTAGCCGTCACTGAAGCCTGTAAAGCCGTCTTTCATGATAAACACATTGAAGTTGAAGGCGTTGATGTTGAAAGCGGTGTTTCCGCACAACCCCTTACCGATAGAGAAACATGGCAAGGCGCTGACAATCGTTTATCCGCTGCAAAGCAAGCACATCCTAACGCGACATTTTGGATAGCCATTGAAGCTGGTATCGAAAAAAAGCAGGCATTTGCTTGGATCATTGCTGAAAGTAAGTCGAAACGTAGTGAGTCTCGCTCTGCAAGTTTTATGCTACCCGACTCCCTGGTGAAGGCGTTGCAGGAAGGTGCAGAGCTCGGGCCGCTGATGTCGACGTTAACCGGCATTGATAATATCAAGCATAAAGGAGGCGCGATTGGCGCTATTACGTCAGGCCGGCTAACCCGCTCTTCAGTTTACCAACAAGCGATTATTCTGGCGCTGAGTCCTCTCATCCATCCTTTTTATGAAGAAGCTGTTCAGTAA
- the arcA gene encoding two-component system response regulator ArcA, with translation MQIPQILIVEDELVTRNTLKSIFEAEGYTVYEATDGAEMHHALTEHTVNLVIMDINLPGKNGLLLARELREQQSVALMFLTGRDNEVDKILGLEIGADDYITKPFNPRELTIRARNLLSRTMNLAPSQEEQKHVENYRFNGWVLDINSRSLVSPQGEQYKLPRSEFRAMLHFCENPGKIQPRAELLKKMTGRDLKPHDRTVDVTIRRIRKHFESTPGTPEIIATIHGEGYRFCGDIED, from the coding sequence ATGCAGATCCCACAAATTCTTATCGTCGAAGATGAGTTAGTAACCCGCAATACTCTTAAGAGTATCTTTGAGGCAGAGGGTTATACCGTTTACGAGGCGACCGATGGCGCAGAGATGCATCACGCATTGACTGAGCACACTGTTAACTTGGTGATTATGGATATCAATCTACCAGGTAAAAATGGTCTACTTCTCGCTCGTGAACTTCGCGAACAACAAAGCGTTGCACTAATGTTTCTGACCGGACGCGATAACGAAGTCGATAAAATTCTTGGGCTAGAGATCGGTGCAGATGATTACATCACTAAACCCTTTAACCCTCGTGAACTGACTATCCGTGCACGTAACTTGTTATCTCGTACTATGAATCTTGCGCCGAGCCAAGAAGAACAAAAGCACGTTGAAAACTATCGCTTCAACGGTTGGGTGCTAGATATCAATAGCCGTTCGCTGGTCAGCCCTCAAGGTGAACAATATAAGTTACCTCGTAGTGAATTTAGAGCCATGCTTCATTTCTGTGAAAATCCGGGGAAAATTCAGCCACGTGCGGAATTACTTAAGAAAATGACTGGCCGAGATCTTAAACCTCACGACCGTACTGTAGACGTCACCATCCGCCGGATTCGTAAGCATTTTGAATCGACACCGGGAACGCCAGAAATTATCGCGACCATTCATGGTGAAGGTTACCGTTTCTGCGGCGATATTGAAGACTGA